From a single Sparus aurata chromosome 13, fSpaAur1.1, whole genome shotgun sequence genomic region:
- the LOC115594203 gene encoding histone H2A-like — protein sequence MSGRGKTGGKARAKAKSRSSRAGLQFPVGRVHRLLRKGNYAQRVGAGAPVYLAAVLEYLTAEILELAGNAARDNKKTRIIPRHLQLAVRNDEELNKLLGGVTIAQGGVLPNIQAVLLPKKTEKAAKSK from the coding sequence ATGTCTGGACGAGGAAAGACCGGTGGAAAGGCCAGAGCAAAGGCAAAGTCCCGCTCCTCCCGTGCCGGACTCCAGTTCCCCGTGGGTCGTGTCCACAGGCTGCTGAGGAAGGGTAACTACGCCCAGCGTGTCGGTGCCGGAGCCCCCGTGTATCTGGCGGCCGTGCTGGAGTACCTGACCGCTGAGATCCTGGAGCTGGCTGGAAACGCTGCCCGCGACAACAAGAAGACCAGGATCATCCCCCGCCATCTGCAGCTGGCGGTCCGCAACGACGAGGAGCTCAACAAGCTGCTCGGAGGAGTCACCATCGCTCAGGGAGGCGTGCTGCCCAACATCCAGGCCGTCCTGCTGCCCAAGAAGACCGAGAAGGCCGCCAAGTCCAAGTAA